CCAGCTGAACTTCTTCAATCTCATCCTCTATCTGTTTCGCTTCCTCCAGAAACGATCTCTCCATCTCATCAACTAATGATTTTTGTCTTTTTAACTTCATCAAACCCTAAACTCCTTCACGATTATGGAATTCCTTGACTTTTCCATCCCTTCGGATAATAATAAATTAAGCGGTTAAAGCGGTAGACTTTGCCGTAATGAACATCAGGAGGTTATTCCATGAAGCACATTGTACTCACCGGCGGCGGCACAGCCGGCCATGTCACACCCAATATTGCCATGCTGCCGCGCCTGCAGGAACGTGGTTACCAGATTTCCTACATCGGCTCTTATGACGGTATCGAGAAAAAACTAATAGAAGAACTGGGTATTCCGTATTACGGAATTTCTTCCGGTAAATTGAGAAGATATTTCGACCCAAAAAACTTTTCTGACCCATTTAAAGTACTCAAAGGCTACGGCGAAGCCAAAAAGCTTTTAAAAGATCTGAAACCAGACATTGTGTTTTCCAAAGGTGGTTTCGTGACAGTACCGGTTGTCATTGCAGCAAAGCATCGAAAAATACCTGCCATCATACATGAATCTGATATGACACCAGGTCTCGCCAATAAGCTGTGTATTCCTTCAGCAGTAAAAGTCTGCTGCAACTTTCCGGAGACCGTCTCTCAGCTCCCGCCAGATAAGGCAGTGCTGACAGGAACCCCTATTCGTCAGGAACTGCTGAGCGGAAACCGAATCGCTGCACTTGAATTTACGGGACTCTCACCGGGCAAGCCGGTCGTCATGATCATCGGCGGCAGTCTCGGAGCAGCAGCTGTCAACGATGCCGTCCGCCGGATCTTACCGCAGCTTTTAGAAAGCTTTCAGGTGATTCACCTCTGCGGTAAAGATAAACTGGATGAGTCCCTTCAGAATATCTCAGGTTATGTACAATACGAGTACATTAAAAAAGAATTAGCCGATTTATTCGCTCTTGCAGATATCGTGATATCGCGCGCCGGAGCCAATGCAATCTGTGAAATTAATTCTCTTAAAAAACCAAATCTTTTGATTCCTCTCTCTGCCAAAGCCAGCCGCGGAGACCAGATTTTAAACGCCCGCTCCTTCGAACGGCTTGGCTACAGTATGGTTCTGGAGGAAGAACAGATTACGGATAATACGCTTTACAACGCAATCACCGAACTTTACCATAATCGTCAGTCCTATATCGAGGCAATGTCAAAAAATCAGGAAATGGATTCTATTGAAAAAATCCTGCAGCTGATAGAAGAATGCCGAATCAAATAAGGCGATCACGGCGATATCAACTTTTATACTCTTCCAGAAATGTTTCCCGCATCCAAACTTTAGCGCGGTGAAGCTTAATTCTCAGATTGGACAGGCTGATACCTAAATCTTCTGCAACTGATTTCTGGCTTTCACCTTCAACGGTAACCCGAAAGAAGATTTCGTACCACTGCCTGTCCCTTTTCTTTAACGCTTCAAGAATTGAACTCTGGAATTCTTTCCTTACATAATCATTTTCAATATTTTCTCCTGTGCCCCGTTCAAGCGTGATGCCGTCCTCACAGAACTCCCGGCCGTAATACTTCTTCCTCTGCAAATCAATTGCTTTTCTCTTTGCAGTAACCAGCAGCCACGGTTTGATATATTCTTCATCCAGTATATCACGCTTAAGATACAGTAACACAAACACTTCCTGACAAATATCCTGTGCATAGTGATAATCGCGCAGAACATTATAAGCGACCTTCATCACCATGAGATAGTACTGATCATAAATTTCGTTGAATCGTGACAAATTCATTGCCATCCCCCTCTAGATCATCTTATCCCTTTTTTTATTTTGCTTAAAATTTCTTCCCTGTCCGCCTCTGTTAGCTCTCCCATCTTCCAGCCAAGCCTCACTTCATCATTATCATAACGCGGGATTAAATGTATATGAAAGTGAAATACTGTCTGGCCAGCTGCCTGACCGTTGTTCTGAACCAGATTAAACCCGGTGCACTCGAGGGCGTCCGTCATAACTGATGCCATCTTTTTCGCAAGGACCATTGCTGAGCCAGCCAGTTCTTCCGGAATCTCATAAATATTTGCATAATGCTCTTTCGGTAGTATCAGCGCATGTCCTCTGCTGGCTGGTCCAAGATCCAGAATTACCCGGAACTGGTCATCCTCATACAACGTTGCCGATGGAATATCTCCATTCGCAATTTTACAAAAAATACAATCTGCCATCAATAGCACCCTCCTAAAATTCTAATAAAAGAAACATGTTCTTTTCTCTATTGTGTCGCATTTTGGGGAAATTTGCAACATAATATTGTTTGCTATTTAAAAAATCTAGTGATAAACTACCATAAAAGAGGTGAAAATCATGTTATCTAAAGAAGAACAAGCAAAAATCGGGCAATTATGCCAGGAAAGCTCCCAGGCCATGGAGGTCTGCAGTCTCATGAACAAACAAAATCAGCTGCAGCTTTCCATGGTCAGCCACGAAATACGAAACCCGGTCACTTTGATCAACAGTTTTCTGCAGCTTCTGGGCTCTTCCCATCCGGAAATAACCTCCTACCATTACTGGACTGAGATTACGGAAAATATGCGTTTTCTGCGGGAACTGCTGGAAAATCTGTCCGCATACAACAATGCGCAAAAGCTCAGCCGTGAGGAAGTCAGCATCCTCTCCATTCTGAAAACAGTGATCGCGGATACGGAACCGACGCTCTCCGAGAAAAACATTACCATCCAGTTAAAAAAAGACGGCGCTGTCCCGCCCTTTCTCATGGACCGTCATCGTCTCAGACAGGTGTTCCTGAACCTCATCCGAAACTCTTCGGAGGCGATCGGAGAATCTGGCGGCAGGATAACCATCCATCTGACTGCCGACCTGGATCAGGTCACTGTACGAATTCAGGACAGCGGACCCGGCATCCCTGAAGAATTTTTAGATTCACTGTTTGATTTCTTCGTCACGCACAAGAAAAATGGCACCGGACTCGGACTTGCGATCTCCAAAAATATCGTTGAAGCCCACGGCGGTACCATAGAAGCGTCTGCAGCCGAAGAAGGCGGAGCCGTATTCACGATTTGTCTTCCGATTACTTATGTGTAGCACGCTTTCGATAAACCAGAATACATATGATCATTCCGCACACCAAACCTCCGATGTGGGCAGCATTGTCCACACCTCCGGAGGCAAAGCCAAAGTAGATGGACAGTGCCACCATCAGCATCAACCTCTGCAGTGAAATGTCTTCCAGTCTTCCTTTATTGCGTATTACAATATACAGCATTCCGCCGATGACCGCAAACACTGCCCCGGAGGCTCCTGCTGAAACCACTGCCTGCCCCGTTTCCACGTTAAAGATATACGAGGCGACGCTGCCGCCGAGTCCTCCGATCAGGTAAACCGCCAGGTAGCGGAGTTTACCGACATAGCGCTCCAGGTAATCGCCTATGAATATAAGCAGCAGCATATTATTAAACAAATGCTCAAATCCGAAGTGAAGGAACATGCAGGTAAACAGCCGGTAAAACTGTCCGTCACTGATCAGCGGCGTGTATGCGGCTCCCCATGTGATCATGTGGGACGTATCTTCACTGCTCCCGGTCAGCTCCACCAGCAGAAATACCAGGATATTGGCAGCCGCCATCATTATGTTTGCCCAGTTTTTCGGCCGTTTCCTCATCCGGTCGATGGCATCCTCATTCATCTGATACTGCACTTCTGACAATTCTTTCTCCGCCTTTACTCTATATTGTCCATCATTATAGTTCATTCTTCCCAAAACTGCAAGCGGTAAGTCAGGTTTGCAAAGGTGATCAGATCTCCGTCCTGAACCTCACACCCCTGTTCCCCCACAACAGCCTCATGGTTTACATATGTACCGTTTTTGGAATTCATATCGTATACCTTACAGTTCCCATTGCGGACAATTTTTGCATGCAGGCGGCTGACTGCCGGGTAATTGAGAACGGCATCCACGGCACCTTCCAACTTTCCGATAACCGTGATTCCCTCCTCCAGTATGATCTCCTGACCGTCAGCCGGCGATTCCGGAAGAAGCCTGGCATCTCCTTGTAATTTCTCCGGATATAACAGACATGTCTGATTCTCTTCACTGATAAGGTGCTCCCTGGGTTCTTCCCCGGCGAACTCATGGTCCGGCTCCGGTTCCCCTGTATGAAAAGAACTCTCCGGCTCGTCACTGAAGGGTCCTTCGCTTTTATCCTTTTTCTTTCGAAGTTTATCTGCGATCATCCCCGCCGTCAGGGCAATCACGAATCCCCCTCCTGTTATCGCTGCCATCTGCCAGGAAAAATACCTGTTTTTGATCAGATAGATATATACAAAAACAAGAAATCCCCCGCCGACAGCCTTCATTGCCGTCTGCACACGCCGGGATACCCGAATCTCCTCCTCCGGTTTCGTCATCTCTTCCAGCAGCTTTTGTCTCTGGATTCGCTCCTGTTCCAACAGCTCTTCATCCGCTGCCGAAGTCTGTGTGTATTCGTGCTGACTTTCTTCTTCCTGCATATCCGCGTGGCTGTGATGCATCTCTTTACGTATATCTTCAGCACAGATCTGACCTTCCAGAGCCTTTCTATAGAATTGATAACCCAGGACCACTGCTTCCTGGTCACAGTGATCAATCTTAGGGAGCAGGTATTCGGTAAACCCCTTCATGTTTTCATTTTCCCCGTTCAAGCTGCCGGGCCAGTAACAAAATCCCACTTCCTCCGCAGCATTCATAAACACATAATCCGGGAGCAGCAAAAGACCTGACGGGCTGATCAGATAGGATTCCATTTCCTCCATTACTTCCAGCAGGGCATTAATGATTAACGTCAAGTCCTTTTTTCTCAATTTTTTTGATTCGTATAAGGAACTTAATGACTGTCTTGATGTGATGTCATAATAAAACATAAGTTCATTATCAATGTGATGGACTTTGCACTTCAATATCCCGGGAATCAGACCGCTCAGCAGCATACGTACCGGATATGACTCGCAATCCGGCATCTGATCCTCCGTCAGAATCAGAAAACTGTGATGATAATCTCTTTTGTAGGTAACCTTCATCCTCACTCCCCCATCAGCGCGGAGAGCCCCTGTATTTTTCGGATAAAGGCCACAGGTCTGACAATCTGCACCGTCTCCTGAACTTTAAACCTCCATCCTCCTCCTCCCAGGGTCCTTCCGGAAGCCGCTTCTGCTGCTGCCGTGACCTTATCATTCTGCACCCATGTGTCCACAGACAGATTCCAAATCGGAAAACCCTGTTTCTGTGACCGCTCTTTCATTTTTTCTGAAAGGAGCCTTTCCGCATTCTTCTCTTTCCTGACGCCTTCCGAAGCCGCAGTCAATACAGTTTCCGCCGCTGCTGCCGTATACCATGCCCGGTTATGAACGCAAAATGCCAGCAGCATCGATAAAAAAATGACCATCAGGACAAGCGGTACGATAAATGATGCTTCTACCGTCATACTTCCCCGATTGATCTGTTTTCTCATATCCTCCATTACAACATCCTTCCTGCGCATGCGATCATTAAAAAGGGAATCCACGGAAACTCCTGATGCTTTCCTTTTCTGTGTATCACCACCTGAACGATACCCCACAGCGCGGAAAGAAACAGGGCAGTTAAAACAACTTCACAGGTCACCCAAAGGCCAAGATAGATGCCTGTCACACAAACCACAAGTCCATCACCGTAACCGACCCCGCCGTCTGTCATCTTTCCGATCAGAAGCAGCAGTATTCCCGGGATCGTACCCTGAAGCTGCCATAGCAGTCCCTTCTGCTCCAGCAGGCACGCCCCGCAGACCCCTGTGATTGAAAATGCAGCGACTGACCAGAGCAATATCTTTCGGAACCGCAGATCATATATCGTATTGATGCCCAAAAACATGAGCAGCATGCCCTGTAACGTATTCATATTTATTACCTCCTGTTCACGTACCCCGCGCCGCACACCGGCTGCAGACAGAAAGCCCTCCCACCTCAGATTTCTTCACAAGTCTTCCTGTTCTCTTTAAGGCTGAACATAAAGGGTCTGCATGATAGCGGTCACCCTGCGGCGTAATGTACAGCACGGTATTCCCCGCATCCTCAGCGCAGTGCGGACAGGCGTGATATCTGCTTCCGCTCTCGTTGCGCTGGTCCCTCACCCCCCGGGTATCCGTGCAATAAATCGTCAGCTGAAGGTGTGAACAGTCTCCGTATATATGATATACCGTCCTGCGGTCTGCAACATAAACCATCTCTTCCGTTTTACCTGAACGCTCATCTTCCTCCGCCCGATATCCGGTCCATGCATGAACCCGTGCCGCTGCCTGAAACTTTACCCTGCTCAGTCCAAAAAATGAGACTGGAAAACGGTAGACGCCTGCTGCTCTTAACTCCACGATATGATCTCTGTAGGATGAACCTGTCAGGGAGACTTCTGTCCTTGCTTCCCCGGGAAGCTGTGACGCTGCGTAAGCGGCACAGACAGGTCCCTCCAGCTTTCCCACCGGTGATTCGCTCAGTGCCTTTTCCGCCGCATAGCCGTACATGCCAAGTTTTTTTGCGCTCTGGTTCAGCGACAGCGCCACCCTGGTCTGTACCCTCACCATATCCATCAGGCTGATCACAAGCACCAGCGCCAGAAAAAATATCGGCACTACGAACGCGGCCTCTACAGTAAGGCTTCCCCTTTGTGTTTCGGAGATGCATGGAGACACTCTGCCGGAGGGCGTATCATTTTGCGCCGGGGGAAACATGCTATGATTTGCCTGAAGAGAGTTTTCTATTTTCTTTTTTGATAAAGTTGACAGTTGCACCCTTCGGCAGAGCATCTCCATACACCTCCTTATGTTTTTACATATCATATCCATATCCGCGGATGACCTCATACGTATTACCCCTTCCCGCGGTAAATGAAAATTGTACTTCTGCAGTGTACAGGCAGCAATCCATCCTGAAATTGCGGCTGCCCTCTTCTGCCCTCATTCCCATCTCCATCATATCCAGACAACCTTCTGTTTTCTGCCTGCTGTTTCTGATACCGAGCAGGATTCTCAGATAATCATTGTAGGTCATCCCTTTGTCATTATTTTTCCTGAGATCATCCGCGCCGTCAAACAGCCGCGGGATGTTTGAAAGAGCAAGCTGCCAGGATGATGCGTCCTTGAATGCCGGCACCTTCTCCCCTGCCAGAAGCCCCCTGACATCCAGAATACTCTCCGCATACGCCCAGCACACCAGCAAAATCTGTTCCACCACGGGAACTGCCTGGGGAAGCAGCAGAAATGATGCGATGACACCGGCTGCCGCCTGCGCCTGTGCACGTTTGGCCTGGTCCTGATAAAGGTGCAGCAGATTCGCCGCCTCCCTCATCAGAAGAAGTTTGTGAACTACTCCCTTTAAATTCGCAATGTCACTGTGATTTCCCTGCAGGATATACTCCACCTGATAGGCAAGCCCCTCACAGGGCTGCGGGCTGCGGAAGCTGCCACAGTGCTGCAGAATATACTCCCCAAACAGAATCTCCTCCGTGACTCCTCCTTCATTCCGCCCAATCCCTTGTATTCCCATTCCTGTTTCCAGTTTTCTCCCTGAGACCAGTGCGGATAATTCCTGTGTCCTGCCTGAAAGCTCTTTACCGGCAGGAAGTACCAGTGACAGAATCCCCTGTTGTTTTAACTCCCGCACTGTCTCTATGGGATTCACGAAGTCCTCCGGTATCTCCGGCGGCACCATCTCTTTTCCTGCACCTTCCCCGGACTCCTGTTCCTGTCCTGCCTGCTCTTTCAGATGGTCGTACGCTTCCAGTGACTCTCCTGTCTCGATGCTTTCTCCGGCACTTTCCATGTTTTGTGCCGTCTCCCTGTCTCTGTTGCTTTTTTCCAGAAGAAGACGCACACCCTGCGTGCCAAGAGATGCTTTCATATACGCCGCTGCCTGCTCTTTCACGCTGTTCCCGCCGCTGTCAGTTGCCAGTGTGTACCCGGTGATTCCGCCGCCCTGCATTACCAAATCTCCAATATTTCCGTTATGATTCCCATCCACACGGTTAAACAAAATCCGGGCGATGTCCTCCTCCATGGTCCCAAACAGATTTCCCATCTGCATGTTTCCCTGACCGCGGCTCCCGTCAATATAAAACAGGTGATACCGCTCCAGCAGCGTGCGGTCGTAGCGTGCAAAAAGTGAATATAGTCCCTGATCCACTGCGCTGACCATCTGTACCCTGGCCCCCGCCAATTGTACCGAATACAGACCAGTCAAAAGCAGAGAAATCATCAGCACCATTATCAGGCTTACATACGCTGTTATACTCCCTTTGTCGTGCAAGGTGTGCCTCCCTTCCTAAATACTGTTGCTCTGGCTTGTGATTTTTGAAAGAATGTTTTTCACGAGACTGACCAGCTGGTTTTTAAAGATAATTACCAGCCCGATCAAAACGACGAGAATTAAGATAATTTCTACGACACCAATCGCGTCTTCTTCCATCATAAAATCACGGATCATGCAGCCCATAAGCCTCACCTCCTTTCCCGCATACGGTTCGCAGCCTGTCCTTCATACCCTGTTTACAGAAAACTCATACCCGCGGGTACCAGCAGGACCACAAAGACAATCACCAGCATCAGCACCATCGGCACGAGCAGTCTGGTTCCCGCCTGTTCTCCGATTACCTTAGCCCTGCGTTTCCGGTTTTCAAATGCATCCATAGCCTCACGCTCCATGATCTCCAGAATTTCTCCGCTGCCCCTGCGGAGATTCTGAACCAGAAGCGCGGCAAATGTTCTGTATGCCGGCAGCTGACATCTGACGCCCAGATGTGTATACGCTTCTGCCTCCGGCACTCCCTGCTCCATCTCCTGGCAGACGGCCGCGATTGCCTCGTAAGCCGCCCTCCTCGGGGACTTTTCTCCCTGCCTGCTTATCGACTTTCTGTAATCGAGGGCAACTTTTGTAAATGCCTTTCTGGTATTCATGCCGGCATTCAGCAGCAGTGTAAACTTGTTCAATATATCCGGGTAATCCGTCATCATCTGGTCCCTGATCTTCTGTTCCTGTTGTTTTTCTTCCTGCTGTCTTCCGATGATCCAGACAGCTGCCAGAACCATGGCAACGACCAGAACCACACCTCCAGCCCGCGCCGTATCCCTTTTCCATACGACTGCTTCTCCACCGACTTTCTCCGGCAGATAGAACTGTCCGTCCCCGGGATCTGCATTCATGCTTTTCAGCGTCCTATAAATCTCCTGCTCCCAGGCTGCGTCCCCGTGTTTGCTTTCCGGATATACAGTGACTGTTTTCTCACATTCCCGGATCTGCTCCTGACAGGTGAGCGTGGCATACAGCTTTACCTTCGTTCCCCCCTCAGGGATCCCCTCCTGAGGCACCCCTTCCCAGTCCAGCACGGCAGGGTCACTGCTGCCCCAGCTGATACTCACCGGGATATCATCAAACTCCTTTACGAGATTCAGCGGCCGTTCCACCCTGTCCAGCGATTCATTTTCTCCGGGTATTATCTGCTCCAGTTCTTCTTCGGCGCGGTCCAGCCACTTTTCCGTTTCTTCTTTTGTATATTGCCGTCCCGGAACCTCAACGGTAATATCGACGACCTTCCCGTTTTCCCTCTGCACCTGTAAAGTCTCCCAGTACACATTGTTATGATCCTCCTCCCGTTCCAGCGAAGTTACCGCAGTTTGTCCTCCGATCTCCTGAAGCACAGACACGCTCAGCGCCAGCACACTGCCTGCTGCAAGTATTGCCAGCGCCCCTGCCAGTACCTGCGGTTTCAGGCACAGCCCCGTATCTGAAACCCGCTTTTGAATGCAGACCGCACACTGTAAAAACAACCTTCTGAAACCTTTTATCTCCTCTGGAACCTTCACCCTCAGCGAACACAGTATCAGCATTATAAATCCCACCGTCAGAATCGCAGAAAACACCAGCATCCTTACACCTCGATCCTTACAATTTTTCTTCCCATCCAGAACGCTGCCGCATATCCCGCGAGACATGCCGTCATGACGCAGACGCCGGCCGCGCTTCCATAGAGTACATCCAGAAATCCCGGTGACATCGCCTGCATATATAGAATGATCCCGCAGGGAACCACGCTCATGATCGTCTGTTCCATCTTTTTAGCCGCCACACACGCCTCCACCTCTTTCTGTACTTCGATCCGGTCATTCAGAGTCCGTGCGGCATCCTGCAGGATCCGGCTCAGGTTGCCCCCGCTTCTCTTGGCGATTCCGTAAACACCAGCAAAGTTCCGAATGTCCTCCACATCACACCGGTTCCCGAAATCAGACAGCAGCTGCTCAATCGGAACACTGACACTCAGCTGACTCTGCAGATAAAGAAATTCCTGCAGGATCGGATCATGTTCTTCATAAATATTTCTGAGATCACGGATACACTCTGCAATGGCATTTTCCATGGAATATCCCGCCTTTAACGCGACCGAAAGTGACGCCAGCGCATCCTTGAACGCATAATTCAGCCTCTTCTTTCTCCGTTCTATCAGATATTTCTTCTTATGCCGAAAATAGAGCGGCGGCACAACGAAAAACATCGCCAGCGCCCACCACGAACGGTAGCACAGAAGATTTACCAACAGACACAATGCGGACGCTTCCCCTGCATACCTCACAGCCTCACGTTTCGTAAAATGATAAACTCTATAATCCAGCTTCATACCGCATCATCCTTTCCAGTTTTTCTGTGTTTTTAAGCCGTTCTTTTGCTTCCAGCTGCTGCATCTCATCATCCCACCGGTACAGTGGACGGAGCTGCACCTCTCCGCCGCAAAGCCCCGTCACCTCGCAGATTTCCATTACTTTTCTCTGTTTCTTTTTTGTTTTCCCGATATGTATCATCACATCGATGCCTGATGCGATCTGTCTGCGTATCGCCTCCAGAGGGAGCTGCATCCCCATCAGTACCATCGTCTCCAGCCTGCTGACCATATCCCTGCTGCTGTTTGCATGCGCAGTCCCAATACTCCCCTCGTGACCCGTATTCCATGCCTGCAGCAGGTCGATCGCTTCCTCGGAACGGACTTCTCCAACGATGATCCTGTCGGGTCTCATACGGAGCGCTGTCCGAATCAGGTCCCTGATCGTAATCGACTTTCCTCCCTCCAGATTTGCGGTTCTCGCTTCCAGCCGAACCAGATTCTCCACACCCTGTATCTGTAGTTCCGCCGTGTCCTCAATTGTTATGACCCGCTCATCCCCCGGGATATAATTAGAAAGCGCATTCAGAAATGTCGTTTTGCCCGCCGAGGTACCTCCCCCCACCAGGATGGAATACCCGCTTTTTACCAGATCTCTCAGAAACCCGGCAGCCTCCCTGGTGATGCTTCCCCATGCTATCAGTGTCTCCATCGTAATCGGTACATCCGGAAACCTCCGTATGGTAAGCGCAGGCCCGTCCAGAGATACAGGTTCCACAACCGCATTAACTCTTGCCCCATTATCAAGTCTTGCATCCACAATCGGTCTGCTTTCGTTAATAATTCGGTTACATTTCCCCACAATCTGTTGTATTACATCTTCCAGCTTTTCCGGTGCGGTAAAGTTTTTTTCAAATCTGGTGATACGTCCGTCCCGCTCCACAAAGATGTTGTGACAGCCATTAACCATGATTTCTGTCACCTGCGGATCGTCGATCAGTTCCTGCAGAACATCAAGCCTTCGCACGGAACAGAACAGCTCGTCCCGCAGTCCATCTTTTTCACGCAGTGACAGACAGCGCCCGGTCTCTGAGTCCACCAGCAGACCGTCGATCAGTTCCAGAATCTGCCCGTCCGACAATTCGGGCGAGGTCTCCAGCAGCGCCATCAGCTCTCTGTGCAGTGTCTCAAAATGTTTCATCAGCCGCGCTCCTTTTGTGTCCTCAGCAGCTCCTTTACATAATCCCCGAGCTCGCTCCAGACCAGTTCATCCAGATATTCTTTTCCCCGTTTCAGTGTACGGTGATACGGAAGGCGAACCTTCTGCATCCGCTCCAGCAGTCCCGTAAAATCCCACATTTTCAGGAGCTGTTCAAACTGCTGGAGTTTCGCGGCAGACACTACGTCGTTTCTGACCGGTACGTAGACCGTTTCACATTGGTTCAGAAGCGTGTACAGTTCATTAACGCCGTCGCCGACATCCAGTATCACGGTGTCATAAGCCGTATTCTCTTCTATCTCCCGCAGCATGCGGAGCCATTCGTCGATCGTCGCATTCTGTATATCCATTGGTGACAGCGCCGGCGGCAGGTAATCCAGATGATTGACCGTCTGTACGGTTCCTGCTAACTTTAATGCAATGCCCGCATTTCCCTGCCGGATATAATAGATCAAATCTCCCAGTCGGCTCTCATATGCACATCCCAGAAGCTCTTCAAATCCGGCATACTCCTCGAGATTAATATACAGTACCGCATTCGTTCTTGATAAAATCTGCCCGAGTGTCAGCGCAAAAGAAGTCTTTGCAGTCCGCCCGACCGGCGAGTACACTCCCAGAATCCTTGTCTTTGGTTTCACCATACTCATATTGAGCGCCTGTGTCTCCCGCGCCCCATAGCAGTTCATCACCTCTCGGATCACCGCATCGGATGACTGGTATTTGTAGACACTTGGATACCGGTCCAGCGCGGGGTCATGGACTCCCTCTGACAGGATCACGATCTGACCAATGTCGAGGCTCTTCACCGCTTCGCACATGGCCTTGTCCGAAATCAGAAGTATATCAATATGCCTGGCCGCAGCCAGCTCCAGAAGCGGTGCAGTCCCCGTGAATGCACGCACTTCGAACGGAATATTTTTCTTGTGCTGAATATATTCTACAAAATTACAAGC
The Ruminococcus gauvreauii genome window above contains:
- a CDS encoding type II secretion system F family protein, translating into MLVFSAILTVGFIMLILCSLRVKVPEEIKGFRRLFLQCAVCIQKRVSDTGLCLKPQVLAGALAILAAGSVLALSVSVLQEIGGQTAVTSLEREEDHNNVYWETLQVQRENGKVVDITVEVPGRQYTKEETEKWLDRAEEELEQIIPGENESLDRVERPLNLVKEFDDIPVSISWGSSDPAVLDWEGVPQEGIPEGGTKVKLYATLTCQEQIRECEKTVTVYPESKHGDAAWEQEIYRTLKSMNADPGDGQFYLPEKVGGEAVVWKRDTARAGGVVLVVAMVLAAVWIIGRQQEEKQQEQKIRDQMMTDYPDILNKFTLLLNAGMNTRKAFTKVALDYRKSISRQGEKSPRRAAYEAIAAVCQEMEQGVPEAEAYTHLGVRCQLPAYRTFAALLVQNLRRGSGEILEIMEREAMDAFENRKRRAKVIGEQAGTRLLVPMVLMLVIVFVVLLVPAGMSFL
- a CDS encoding type II secretion system F family protein produces the protein MKLDYRVYHFTKREAVRYAGEASALCLLVNLLCYRSWWALAMFFVVPPLYFRHKKKYLIERRKKRLNYAFKDALASLSVALKAGYSMENAIAECIRDLRNIYEEHDPILQEFLYLQSQLSVSVPIEQLLSDFGNRCDVEDIRNFAGVYGIAKRSGGNLSRILQDAARTLNDRIEVQKEVEACVAAKKMEQTIMSVVPCGIILYMQAMSPGFLDVLYGSAAGVCVMTACLAGYAAAFWMGRKIVRIEV
- a CDS encoding CpaF family protein, which encodes MKHFETLHRELMALLETSPELSDGQILELIDGLLVDSETGRCLSLREKDGLRDELFCSVRRLDVLQELIDDPQVTEIMVNGCHNIFVERDGRITRFEKNFTAPEKLEDVIQQIVGKCNRIINESRPIVDARLDNGARVNAVVEPVSLDGPALTIRRFPDVPITMETLIAWGSITREAAGFLRDLVKSGYSILVGGGTSAGKTTFLNALSNYIPGDERVITIEDTAELQIQGVENLVRLEARTANLEGGKSITIRDLIRTALRMRPDRIIVGEVRSEEAIDLLQAWNTGHEGSIGTAHANSSRDMVSRLETMVLMGMQLPLEAIRRQIASGIDVMIHIGKTKKKQRKVMEICEVTGLCGGEVQLRPLYRWDDEMQQLEAKERLKNTEKLERMMRYEAGL
- a CDS encoding P-loop NTPase family protein; translated protein: MSNRGRSIFAVCDLEAAYACNFVEYIQHKKNIPFEVRAFTGTAPLLELAAARHIDILLISDKAMCEAVKSLDIGQIVILSEGVHDPALDRYPSVYKYQSSDAVIREVMNCYGARETQALNMSMVKPKTRILGVYSPVGRTAKTSFALTLGQILSRTNAVLYINLEEYAGFEELLGCAYESRLGDLIYYIRQGNAGIALKLAGTVQTVNHLDYLPPALSPMDIQNATIDEWLRMLREIEENTAYDTVILDVGDGVNELYTLLNQCETVYVPVRNDVVSAAKLQQFEQLLKMWDFTGLLERMQKVRLPYHRTLKRGKEYLDELVWSELGDYVKELLRTQKERG